AGTTTCCGGACCTTGCACCGGCATGGGAACATCTACGTTGTGAGCCTCATTATCAGAGTTATCGCGAACGCGCTGGCCCTTTGGGTCGCTGTCCTCCTCGTCGACGGAATCGACGTCTCGACGCAGGACACCACCAGTCAGGTCATCACCTTCCTCGTGGTCGGTGCGATCTTCGGTGTGGTGAACGCGGTCATCAAACCGATCGTCAAAACGGTCGGCTGCCTGTTCTACGCCCTGACTCTGGGGCTGATCGGGCTGGTGGTGAACGCACTGCTGTTCCTGCTCACGGCGTGGATCGCCGGGCTGTTCGACATCCCCTTCCACGTGGACGGCTTCTGGCCCGCCTTCTGGGGCGCCATCGTCGTCACCATCGTGAGCTGGGTGGTCAGCATGTTCCTTCCGGACAAGAAGGACAGCTGAGCGACGTTCGAACTATCCCCGCCCAACAACTCCCAACTGCGGTGATACCGGGCCCCGCCCGCGTGGCGCGGGCCCGGTGCGGGTAGGTTCACATCTCCAGGGACCCTGTCGGGCGCATAGGCTCAATGGGCTTCACCCCTGCCGGTGCGGTTCCTCACCTCGACCAGCGAGGACGGGGATCGAACCGGACACGCTCCCACGTACTCCCATGTGCGCGGGGAGCACACAGACTTTCCCGCGTCCGGCACATGTGTTCGCCGGACGCGGTGACGGACGCCCAGCGCCGTCTTCACCCGTGTACGGAGGAAAGCACCCGGCACGGGACGCACCGCTTGTTTCTCACGCACATGGAGAGGAGGAGGGGCACACGAGGGCCCTGACGCCTTCCCGGCCAGGGGCCCGAGAGCCTTTCACATCACGATGGTGGACACCAAGAACCGCCCGTTCGGCAAGATGCTGACCGCGATGGTCACCCCGATGCTCGAGGACGGGGAACTCGACTACGACGGCGCCGCCAGACTCGCCACCTACCTGGTGGACGAGCAGCACAACGACGGCCTGATCATCAGTGGCACGACCGGTGAGTCGCCCACGACCAGCGACGACGAGAAGGACCGCCTGCTGCGCACGGTGGTCGAGGCCGTCGGCGACCGCGCCCAGATCGTCGCGGGGGTCGGCACCAACGACACCCGCCACAGCGTCAGGCTGGCCAAGGCCGCCGAGAAGGCGGGCGCGCACGGTCTGCTGGCCGTCACGCCCTACTACAACAAGCCCCCGCAGGAGGGGCTGATCCGGCACTTCACCGAGATCGCCGACACCACCGACCTGCCGGTCATGCTCTACGACATCCCGCACCGCACCGGGACGCCGATCGCCTCCGAGACCCTGGTCCGGCTGGCCGAGCACCCGCGCATCGTCGCCAACAAGGACGCCAAGGACAACGTCGGCGCCAGCTCCTGGGTCATGGAGCGCACCGACCTGGCCTACTACTGCGGCACCGACATCCTGAACCTGCCGCTGCTGTCGGTCGGCGCGGCCGGTTTCGTGAGCGTCGTCGGCCACATCGTCGGCAGCGACCTCAAGGACATGATCGACGCCTTCGAGGCCGGTGAGGTCGGCCAGGCGCTGGCCATCCACCGCCGCCTCACCCCGGTCTACACCGGTATGTTCCGTACGCAGGGCGTCATCACGACCAAGGCCGTCCTCAATCTCTTCGGCCTGCCCTCCGGCCCGGTCCGCACCCCGCTCGCCGACGCCTCGTCCGAGCTCCAGGCACTCCTGCGCGAGGACCTGGCCGCCGCCGGGGTCAAGGGTCCGATCGGGCTCGCCCCGCACCAGGCCGTGCCCGCGAGCGCCGTGCGCGTCGAACGTCTCACGGAGGGTTCCGTATGAGTCACCCGCACCCCGAACTCGGCCCGCCCCCGCCCCTGGGCAAGGGCGCCCTTCGCGTCGTCCCGCTCGGCGGGCTAGGCGAGATCGGCCGCAACATGACGGTCTTCGAGTACGACGGCCGTCTGCTCATCGTCGACTGCGGCGTGCTCTTCCCCGAGGAGGAGCAGCCCGGCGTCGACCTGATCCTGCCGGACTTCGACTACATCCGGGACCGCCTGGACGACATCGAGGCCATCGTGCTCACCCACGGGCACGAGGACCACATCGGCGGTGTGCCGTTCCTGCTGCGCGAGCGGGTCGACATCCCGATCGTCGGCTCCAAGCTCACCCTGGCGCTGATCAGCGCCAAGCTGGGCGAGCACCGCATCAAGCCGGAGACCGTCCTGGTCGAGGAGGGGGAGCGACACGACTTCGGCCCCTTCAACCTCGAGTTCTTCGCCGTCAACCACTCCATCCCGGACGCGCTGGCCGTGGGTATCCGCACCCCCGCCGGGTCGTTGCTGCACACCGGCGACTTCAAGATGGACCAGCTGCCGCTGGACAACCGCCTCACCGACCTCGCCGGGTTCGCCCGATTCGGGGACGAGGGCGTCGACCTGCTGCTGTCGGACTCCACCAACGCCGAGCAGCCCGGGTTCGTCGTCAACGAGCGCAACCTGACCGAGGCGATCGACAAGGTCTTCCGCCAGTCCGAGAAGCGTGTCGTGGTGGCCTGTTTCGCCTCGCACGTGCACAGGGTCCAGCAGGTGATCGACGCCGCGGTACGCCACGGCCGCAAGATCGCCTTCGTCGGCCGCTCCATGGTCCGCAACATGAACATCGCGCGCGACCTCGGCTACCTGAGCATCCCCGGCGACACCATCGTCGACGTCAAGCAGCTCGACAAGCTGGCCCCGGACAAGGTGCTCATGGTGTGCACGGGCTCCCAGGGCGAGCCCATGGCGGCGCTGAGCCGCATGGCCAACCGGGACCACCAGATCCGCATCGAGGAGGGCGACACCATCCTGCTCGCCTCGTCGCTCATCCCGGGCAACGAGAACTCGGTCAACCGGGTCATCAACGGTCTGACCCGCTGGGGCGCCAAGGTCGTGCACAAGGGCAACGCGCTCGTGCACGTGTCCGGCCACGCCTCCGCCGGTGAGCTGCTCTACGTGCTCAACATGGTGCGTCCGCGCAACTTCATGCCGGTGCACGGGGAGTGGCGGCACATGCGCGCCCACGCCGACCTGGCCAAGCTCACGGGTGTGCCGAGTGACCGCATCGTCATCGCCGAGGACGGCGTGGTGGTCGACCTGTACAAGGGACGCGCCAAGATCGTCGGCGCGGTGCAGGCCGGGTACGTCTACGTGGACGGTTCCTCGGTCGGCGACGTCACCGAGGCCTCCCTCAAGGACCGCCGCATCCTCGGCGAGGAGGGCTTCATCTCCGTCGTCGTGGCGGTGGACTCGAACTCCGGCAAGATCCTGGGCGAGCCCGAGATCCACACCCGGGGCGCGGGGATCAGCGGTGACGCCTACGACGACGTCGTCGACAAGCTCCAGGACGCCCTGGACAAGGCGGCCGCCGACGGGGTCAACGACCCGCACCAGCTGCGCCAGCTCATCCGCCGCAGCACGGGACGCTGGGTCAACGAGACCTACCGTCGCCGTCCCATGATCATCCCCGTCCTGGTCGAGGTCTGACCGGACACGAATCGTTGAACGGCCCGGAGCGCACCCCGCGCTCCCGGGCCGTTCGGCGTTTTCGGAGGAGCAGGCATGGACACACGCGACACGCCGGGCGGGCTTCGTGCTCCGGGCTGGACGCCTTAGTAGGCTTCCCGCCGTGCCGGGTAGCTGTGCCCGGGCCCCGGAAACGACCCCGTCCCCCGTGGAGGTGACCCCCGATGGCCACGCGTGCCTCCTCAGGTGGTTCAGGGCGCAAGAAGCCCGCTGCCCGCAAGCCCGCCGCGAAGAAGCGCATGCCCGACGGGCCCATCGCCTACGTGGTCACCCTCTTCGGCCAGTTCCTGC
This DNA window, taken from Nocardiopsis exhalans, encodes the following:
- a CDS encoding phage holin family protein — translated: MSLIIRVIANALALWVAVLLVDGIDVSTQDTTSQVITFLVVGAIFGVVNAVIKPIVKTVGCLFYALTLGLIGLVVNALLFLLTAWIAGLFDIPFHVDGFWPAFWGAIVVTIVSWVVSMFLPDKKDS
- the dapA gene encoding 4-hydroxy-tetrahydrodipicolinate synthase, which produces MVDTKNRPFGKMLTAMVTPMLEDGELDYDGAARLATYLVDEQHNDGLIISGTTGESPTTSDDEKDRLLRTVVEAVGDRAQIVAGVGTNDTRHSVRLAKAAEKAGAHGLLAVTPYYNKPPQEGLIRHFTEIADTTDLPVMLYDIPHRTGTPIASETLVRLAEHPRIVANKDAKDNVGASSWVMERTDLAYYCGTDILNLPLLSVGAAGFVSVVGHIVGSDLKDMIDAFEAGEVGQALAIHRRLTPVYTGMFRTQGVITTKAVLNLFGLPSGPVRTPLADASSELQALLREDLAAAGVKGPIGLAPHQAVPASAVRVERLTEGSV
- a CDS encoding ribonuclease J, yielding MSHPHPELGPPPPLGKGALRVVPLGGLGEIGRNMTVFEYDGRLLIVDCGVLFPEEEQPGVDLILPDFDYIRDRLDDIEAIVLTHGHEDHIGGVPFLLRERVDIPIVGSKLTLALISAKLGEHRIKPETVLVEEGERHDFGPFNLEFFAVNHSIPDALAVGIRTPAGSLLHTGDFKMDQLPLDNRLTDLAGFARFGDEGVDLLLSDSTNAEQPGFVVNERNLTEAIDKVFRQSEKRVVVACFASHVHRVQQVIDAAVRHGRKIAFVGRSMVRNMNIARDLGYLSIPGDTIVDVKQLDKLAPDKVLMVCTGSQGEPMAALSRMANRDHQIRIEEGDTILLASSLIPGNENSVNRVINGLTRWGAKVVHKGNALVHVSGHASAGELLYVLNMVRPRNFMPVHGEWRHMRAHADLAKLTGVPSDRIVIAEDGVVVDLYKGRAKIVGAVQAGYVYVDGSSVGDVTEASLKDRRILGEEGFISVVVAVDSNSGKILGEPEIHTRGAGISGDAYDDVVDKLQDALDKAAADGVNDPHQLRQLIRRSTGRWVNETYRRRPMIIPVLVEV